A genomic window from Chelonia mydas isolate rCheMyd1 chromosome 16, rCheMyd1.pri.v2, whole genome shotgun sequence includes:
- the PTGES2 gene encoding prostaglandin E synthase 2 isoform X1, whose amino-acid sequence MAAACSGWRCLGLLPWRLRAAGQAAGVGLLRAQSRGYCVPFGTGRYARGRARKGSRMLVGAAFALGGTFGLFQTLQNPLKAQEHLAEQQAAKLPAGSLQLTLYQYKTCPFCSKVRAFLDYHGVPYEIVEVNPVMRKEIKFSSYRKVPILLANAGNALQLNDSSVIISAIKTYLVSRKKSLEEIVSFYPPMKAVNERGKEVTEYGNKYWLMLDEMETQHVYPIKETRVEEMKWRKWADDWLVHLISPNVYRTPREALASFNYIVHEGKFGTVEGFFAKYVGAVAMFFISKRLKSRHHLQDNVREDLYKAANDWVKAIGKHRPFMGGSQPNLADLAVYGVLRVMEGLEAYDDMMTHTKIQPWYHRMEKAIGEAEVPNWQLLQPPY is encoded by the exons ATGGCAGCAGCCTGCAGTGGCTGGAGGTGCCTTGGGCTGCTCCCGTGGAGACTGAGGGCTGCTGGCCAGGCGGCTGGGGTGGGGCTCCTgcgggcccagagcagggggtacTGTGTCCCCTTTGGGACAGGACGCTATGCACGGGGCCGGGCACGGAAGGGCAGCCGCATGCTGGTGGGGGCTGCTTTTGCCCTGGGGGGCACCTTTGGCCTCTTCCAGACTCTCCAGAATCCCCTGAAGGCCCAGGAGCACCTTGCAGAGCAGCAGGCAGCCAAG ctccctgcaggtAGCCTGCAGTTGACCCTGTACCAATACAAAACCTGCCCGTTCTGCAGTAAGGTTCGAGCCTTTCTTGATTACCATGGGGTGCCTTATGAAATTGTGGAAGTGAACCCGGTAATGAGGAAGGAGATCAAATTCTCCTCCTACAGAAAGGTGCCCATCCTTTTAGCCAACGCTGGAAATGCTCTG CAACTGAATGACTCTTCAGTGATCATCAGTGCAATAAAGACCTATCTCGTTTCCAG GAAGAAGAGCTTAGAAGAGATTGTGTCATTTTATCCTCCTATGAAAGCTGTGAACGAGCGGGGCAAGGAGGTGACTGAGTATGGGAACAAATACTGGCTCATGCTGGATGAAATGGAGACCCAGCATGTGTACCCCATAAAAGAAACTAGGGT GGAGGAAATGAAGTGGCGAAAATGGGCAGATGACTGGCTTGTTCACCTCATCTCCCCCAATGTTTACCGCACACCTAGGGAAGCCCTGGCTTCTTTCAATTACATTGTCCATGAGGGAAAGTTTGGCACCGTGGAAGGTTTTTTTGCCAAGTATGTGGGGGCCGTTGCCATGTTCTTCATCAGCAAGAGGCTGAAGAGCAG GCACCATCTCCAGGATAATGTCCGAGAAGATTTGTACAAAGCAGCCAATGACTGGGTAAAAGCTATTGGCAAACACAGACCATTCATGGGTGGCAGCCAGCCGAATCTCGCTGACTTG GCAGTGTATGGGGTCCTCCGGGTCATGGAAGGGCTAGAAGCCTATGATGACATGATGACTCATACAAAGATTCAACCTTGGTACCATCGCATGGAGAAGGCTATTGGGGAGGCCGAAGTCCCGAACTGGCAACTGCTGCAGCCGCCTTACTAA
- the PTGES2 gene encoding prostaglandin E synthase 2 isoform X2, whose product MAAACSGWRCLGLLPWRLRAAGQAAGVGLLRAQSRGYCVPFGTGRYARGRARKGSRMLVGAAFALGGTFGLFQTLQNPLKAQEHLAEQQAAKQLNDSSVIISAIKTYLVSRKKSLEEIVSFYPPMKAVNERGKEVTEYGNKYWLMLDEMETQHVYPIKETRVEEMKWRKWADDWLVHLISPNVYRTPREALASFNYIVHEGKFGTVEGFFAKYVGAVAMFFISKRLKSRHHLQDNVREDLYKAANDWVKAIGKHRPFMGGSQPNLADLAVYGVLRVMEGLEAYDDMMTHTKIQPWYHRMEKAIGEAEVPNWQLLQPPY is encoded by the exons ATGGCAGCAGCCTGCAGTGGCTGGAGGTGCCTTGGGCTGCTCCCGTGGAGACTGAGGGCTGCTGGCCAGGCGGCTGGGGTGGGGCTCCTgcgggcccagagcagggggtacTGTGTCCCCTTTGGGACAGGACGCTATGCACGGGGCCGGGCACGGAAGGGCAGCCGCATGCTGGTGGGGGCTGCTTTTGCCCTGGGGGGCACCTTTGGCCTCTTCCAGACTCTCCAGAATCCCCTGAAGGCCCAGGAGCACCTTGCAGAGCAGCAGGCAGCCAAG CAACTGAATGACTCTTCAGTGATCATCAGTGCAATAAAGACCTATCTCGTTTCCAG GAAGAAGAGCTTAGAAGAGATTGTGTCATTTTATCCTCCTATGAAAGCTGTGAACGAGCGGGGCAAGGAGGTGACTGAGTATGGGAACAAATACTGGCTCATGCTGGATGAAATGGAGACCCAGCATGTGTACCCCATAAAAGAAACTAGGGT GGAGGAAATGAAGTGGCGAAAATGGGCAGATGACTGGCTTGTTCACCTCATCTCCCCCAATGTTTACCGCACACCTAGGGAAGCCCTGGCTTCTTTCAATTACATTGTCCATGAGGGAAAGTTTGGCACCGTGGAAGGTTTTTTTGCCAAGTATGTGGGGGCCGTTGCCATGTTCTTCATCAGCAAGAGGCTGAAGAGCAG GCACCATCTCCAGGATAATGTCCGAGAAGATTTGTACAAAGCAGCCAATGACTGGGTAAAAGCTATTGGCAAACACAGACCATTCATGGGTGGCAGCCAGCCGAATCTCGCTGACTTG GCAGTGTATGGGGTCCTCCGGGTCATGGAAGGGCTAGAAGCCTATGATGACATGATGACTCATACAAAGATTCAACCTTGGTACCATCGCATGGAGAAGGCTATTGGGGAGGCCGAAGTCCCGAACTGGCAACTGCTGCAGCCGCCTTACTAA
- the CIZ1 gene encoding cip1-interacting zinc finger protein isoform X2 has product MFNQQQFQLLQLQHLLQQQQQHQHHPAQQGGRGLPPPQQQQMLSLRATNQASLLNANPMLQRTLLLQQMQGNLRGFNMTAPALQQFFPQATRHSLLGPPPVGVSLKPAQLGFPGLPFQRQNRMFRKDYQRGPDKKRELDQASSSQAQGVDEKIEIPEGTQAGSEQNNSSPTEPKMPAESILDMEPAAKRLKSVEEVPIQEDAAGSQEAEESSMETQADGPNNVRENTTEDASKERSFSEELKAPEVLSSGGSLKVTIQQSSESRAISTTALKPGQWTCELGTADTGPESVLKFFCYICKTNCCNQQNFQSHMAGIQHQQRLGEIQHMSNVCFVSLLPMVKEQTLMAKKDGETQQRWCNTCQIHFTGDLIKHRRTQEHKLAKRSLRPFCTVCSRHFKTPRKFVEHMKSPEHKQKAKEVRLGEKELGGPEDSEELITVDAVGCFEDDDDEEEEEEEGIGEEEGSEVVQTDNEDPVTKQVGLKEKSPEDCEGNEIYCPDTPYEIQGRKAPCHSSTLRGLFVLPWLWLPVIG; this is encoded by the exons GGGTTTGCCACCACCTCAACAGCAACAGATGCTGAGCTTACGGGCAACGAATCAAGCATCACTCCTCAATGCCAATCCAATGCTTCAGCGAACTCTGCTCTTGCAACAGATGCAAG GAAACTTACGAGGATTTAACATgacagccccagctctgcaacagTTTTTCCCTCAGGCTACAAGACATTCCCTTTTGGGGCCTCCACCTGTCGGGGTCTCATTAAAGCCTGCACAGCTGGGCTTCCCAGGCCTTCCATTCCAGCGGCAGAATCGGATGTTTCGTAAG GATTACCAGAGGGGCCCTGACAAGAAGCGAGAACTGGATCAGGCATCCTCATCTCAGGCACAAGGAGTTGATGAGAAAATTGAAATTCCAGAGGGTACCCAGGCTGGGTCAGAACAGAACAACTCCTCACCCACAG AACCAAAAATGCCAGCAGAATCTATACTGGACATGGAGCCTGCAGCAAAGAGACTGAAGAG tgtagaaGAAGTGCCCATACAAGAGGAtgctgcaggcagccaggaagcagaggagTCGAGCATGGAAACCCAGGCAGATG GACCAAACAATGTGAGGGAGAATACAACTGAAGATGCCTCCAAGGAGAGAAGCTTCTCTGAGGAACTGAAAGCTCCAGAG GTGCTGAGTTCGGGGGGCTCGTTGAAAGTGACCATCCAGCAGAGCAGTGAGAGCAGAGCTATCAGCACCACAGCCCTGAAGCCAGGACAGTGGACCTGTGAGCTGGGCACAGCTGATACCGGTCCTGAGTCTGTCCTTAAATTCTTCTGTTACATCTGCAAGACCAACTGCTGCAACCAGCAG AATTTCCAGTCCCACATGGCTGGAATTCAGCACCAGCAGCGACTTGGAGAGATTCAACACATGAGTAATGTCTGCTTTGTCTCACTGCTGCCCATGGTGAAGGAGCAGACGTTGATGGCTAAGAAAGATGG AGAGACCCAGCAGCGATGGTGTAACACCTGCCAGATACACTTTACAGGAGATCTAATCAAACATCGTAGGACTCAAGAACATAAG CTGGCCAAACGCTCTCTCCGTCCCTTTTGCACTGTCTGCAGCCGCCACTTCAAGACCCCTCGGAAGTTTGTAGAGCACATGAAGTCCCCTGAGCATAAGCAGAAGGCCAAGGAG GTGAGGCTGGGTGAGAAGGAGCTAGGTGGCCCAGAAGACTCAGAGGAGCTAATCACAGTTGATGCTGTTGGCTGTTTTGAAGATGACGacgatgaagaggaggaggaggaggaaggaattgGTGAAGAGGAAGGTTCTGAGGTGGTGCAGACAGATAACGAAGATCCTGTCACCAAACAG GTTGGGCTGAAGGAAAAGTCTCCGGAGGATTGTGAAGGAAATGAGATATACTGTCCAGATACCCCCTATG AGATACAAGGCAGGAAGGCACCGTGCCACAGCAGCACACTCAGAGGCCTCTTTGTGCTCCCATGGCTCTGGCTTCCAGTCATcggatga
- the PTGES2 gene encoding prostaglandin E synthase 2 isoform X3 yields MAAACSGWRCLGLLPWRLRAAGQAAGVGLLRAQSRGYCVPFGTGRYARGRARKGSRMLVGAAFALGGTFGLFQTLQNPLKAQEHLAEQQAAKLPAGSLQLTLYQYKTCPFCSKVRAFLDYHGVPYEIVEVNPVMRKEIKFSSYRKVPILLANAGNALQLNDSSVIISAIKTYLVSRKKSLEEIVSFYPPMKAVNERGKEVTEYGNKYWLMLDEMETQHVYPIKETRVHHLQDNVREDLYKAANDWVKAIGKHRPFMGGSQPNLADLAVYGVLRVMEGLEAYDDMMTHTKIQPWYHRMEKAIGEAEVPNWQLLQPPY; encoded by the exons ATGGCAGCAGCCTGCAGTGGCTGGAGGTGCCTTGGGCTGCTCCCGTGGAGACTGAGGGCTGCTGGCCAGGCGGCTGGGGTGGGGCTCCTgcgggcccagagcagggggtacTGTGTCCCCTTTGGGACAGGACGCTATGCACGGGGCCGGGCACGGAAGGGCAGCCGCATGCTGGTGGGGGCTGCTTTTGCCCTGGGGGGCACCTTTGGCCTCTTCCAGACTCTCCAGAATCCCCTGAAGGCCCAGGAGCACCTTGCAGAGCAGCAGGCAGCCAAG ctccctgcaggtAGCCTGCAGTTGACCCTGTACCAATACAAAACCTGCCCGTTCTGCAGTAAGGTTCGAGCCTTTCTTGATTACCATGGGGTGCCTTATGAAATTGTGGAAGTGAACCCGGTAATGAGGAAGGAGATCAAATTCTCCTCCTACAGAAAGGTGCCCATCCTTTTAGCCAACGCTGGAAATGCTCTG CAACTGAATGACTCTTCAGTGATCATCAGTGCAATAAAGACCTATCTCGTTTCCAG GAAGAAGAGCTTAGAAGAGATTGTGTCATTTTATCCTCCTATGAAAGCTGTGAACGAGCGGGGCAAGGAGGTGACTGAGTATGGGAACAAATACTGGCTCATGCTGGATGAAATGGAGACCCAGCATGTGTACCCCATAAAAGAAACTAGGGT GCACCATCTCCAGGATAATGTCCGAGAAGATTTGTACAAAGCAGCCAATGACTGGGTAAAAGCTATTGGCAAACACAGACCATTCATGGGTGGCAGCCAGCCGAATCTCGCTGACTTG GCAGTGTATGGGGTCCTCCGGGTCATGGAAGGGCTAGAAGCCTATGATGACATGATGACTCATACAAAGATTCAACCTTGGTACCATCGCATGGAGAAGGCTATTGGGGAGGCCGAAGTCCCGAACTGGCAACTGCTGCAGCCGCCTTACTAA
- the BBLN gene encoding bublin coiled-coil protein isoform X1: MSGPNGEPQVPAGNAGRGEEGDDDGFGDTEYAAINSMLDQINSCLDHLEEKNDHLHARLKELLESNRQTRLEFQQQLSEGQNMQTDVQGPHTDI, translated from the exons ATGTCGGGGCCGAACGGGGAGCCGCAGGTGCCTGCGGGAAACGCCGGGCGCGGCGAGGAGGGGGACGATGACGGCTTCGGGGATACCG AATATGCAGCAATAAACTCCATGCTGGACCAGATCAACTCCTGTTTGGATCACCTGGAGGAGAAGAATGACCATCTGCATGCCCGCTTGAAGGAGCTGCTGGAATCCAACCGTCAGACACGCCTGgagttccagcagcagctgagtgaAGGGCAGAACATGCAGACTGATGTGCAGGGACCACACACGGACATCTAG
- the BBLN gene encoding bublin coiled-coil protein isoform X2 yields the protein MSGPNGEPQVPAGNAGRGEEGDDDGFGDTGPYEMFLFSSFKGAPLYCTFLLSSCSHHISSCDVLELFPDSYVPGPRVAALEVTPFVNMQQ from the exons ATGTCGGGGCCGAACGGGGAGCCGCAGGTGCCTGCGGGAAACGCCGGGCGCGGCGAGGAGGGGGACGATGACGGCTTCGGGGATACCG GACCTTATGAGATGTTCCTATTCAGCTCATTCAAAGGGGCTCCACTTTATTGcacctttctcctttcctcctgctCCCACCACATCAGCAGCTGTGATGTTCTGGAACTCTTTCCAGATTCGTATGTGCCAGGTCCTAGAGTGGCAGCTCTGGAGGTTACACCCTTTGTG AATATGCAGCAATAA
- the CIZ1 gene encoding cip1-interacting zinc finger protein isoform X1 produces MFNQQQFQLLQLQHLLQQQQQHQHHPAQQGGRGLPPPQQQQMLSLRATNQASLLNANPMLQRTLLLQQMQGNLRGFNMTAPALQQFFPQATRHSLLGPPPVGVSLKPAQLGFPGLPFQRQNRMFRKDYQRGPDKKRELDQASSSQAQGVDEKIEIPEGTQAGSEQNNSSPTEPKMPAESILDMEPAAKRLKSVEEVPIQEDAAGSQEAEESSMETQADGPNNVRENTTEDASKERSFSEELKAPEVLSSGGSLKVTIQQSSESRAISTTALKPGQWTCELGTADTGPESVLKFFCYICKTNCCNQQNFQSHMAGIQHQQRLGEIQHMSNVCFVSLLPMVKEQTLMAKKDGETQQRWCNTCQIHFTGDLIKHRRTQEHKLAKRSLRPFCTVCSRHFKTPRKFVEHMKSPEHKQKAKEVRLGEKELGGPEDSEELITVDAVGCFEDDDDEEEEEEEGIGEEEGSEVVQTDNEDPVTKQVGLKEKSPEDCEGNEIYCPDTPYGLDFLVPVAGYLCRLCHKFYHSDSAARVTHCKSLMHFENFQRYKAGRHRATAAHSEASLCSHGSGFQSSDEQQQQPPAKTKDEAETMNTDHGIGEEDTEFLPLKEQISRSLENKSELVPSVRRGESPASETDVCGALVIEEEGSQDEGSKSPTTSEDCLLLDEDSTTGELLGHSMCKEEESDETRQRGGTDKPPYPMSEGDSEQGAASIREKEADTCSPGKGEAANLTPAGRRRSARRKPR; encoded by the exons GGGTTTGCCACCACCTCAACAGCAACAGATGCTGAGCTTACGGGCAACGAATCAAGCATCACTCCTCAATGCCAATCCAATGCTTCAGCGAACTCTGCTCTTGCAACAGATGCAAG GAAACTTACGAGGATTTAACATgacagccccagctctgcaacagTTTTTCCCTCAGGCTACAAGACATTCCCTTTTGGGGCCTCCACCTGTCGGGGTCTCATTAAAGCCTGCACAGCTGGGCTTCCCAGGCCTTCCATTCCAGCGGCAGAATCGGATGTTTCGTAAG GATTACCAGAGGGGCCCTGACAAGAAGCGAGAACTGGATCAGGCATCCTCATCTCAGGCACAAGGAGTTGATGAGAAAATTGAAATTCCAGAGGGTACCCAGGCTGGGTCAGAACAGAACAACTCCTCACCCACAG AACCAAAAATGCCAGCAGAATCTATACTGGACATGGAGCCTGCAGCAAAGAGACTGAAGAG tgtagaaGAAGTGCCCATACAAGAGGAtgctgcaggcagccaggaagcagaggagTCGAGCATGGAAACCCAGGCAGATG GACCAAACAATGTGAGGGAGAATACAACTGAAGATGCCTCCAAGGAGAGAAGCTTCTCTGAGGAACTGAAAGCTCCAGAG GTGCTGAGTTCGGGGGGCTCGTTGAAAGTGACCATCCAGCAGAGCAGTGAGAGCAGAGCTATCAGCACCACAGCCCTGAAGCCAGGACAGTGGACCTGTGAGCTGGGCACAGCTGATACCGGTCCTGAGTCTGTCCTTAAATTCTTCTGTTACATCTGCAAGACCAACTGCTGCAACCAGCAG AATTTCCAGTCCCACATGGCTGGAATTCAGCACCAGCAGCGACTTGGAGAGATTCAACACATGAGTAATGTCTGCTTTGTCTCACTGCTGCCCATGGTGAAGGAGCAGACGTTGATGGCTAAGAAAGATGG AGAGACCCAGCAGCGATGGTGTAACACCTGCCAGATACACTTTACAGGAGATCTAATCAAACATCGTAGGACTCAAGAACATAAG CTGGCCAAACGCTCTCTCCGTCCCTTTTGCACTGTCTGCAGCCGCCACTTCAAGACCCCTCGGAAGTTTGTAGAGCACATGAAGTCCCCTGAGCATAAGCAGAAGGCCAAGGAG GTGAGGCTGGGTGAGAAGGAGCTAGGTGGCCCAGAAGACTCAGAGGAGCTAATCACAGTTGATGCTGTTGGCTGTTTTGAAGATGACGacgatgaagaggaggaggaggaggaaggaattgGTGAAGAGGAAGGTTCTGAGGTGGTGCAGACAGATAACGAAGATCCTGTCACCAAACAG GTTGGGCTGAAGGAAAAGTCTCCGGAGGATTGTGAAGGAAATGAGATATACTGTCCAGATACCCCCTATG GCCTGGATTTTCTGGTCCCCGTCGCAGGTTACCTCTGCAGGCTGTGTCACAAATTCTACCATAGTGACTCCGCTGCCCGGGTCACACACTGCAAGTCCCTGATGCATTTTGAGAACTTTCAG AGATACAAGGCAGGAAGGCACCGTGCCACAGCAGCACACTCAGAGGCCTCTTTGTGCTCCCATGGCTCTGGCTTCCAGTCATcggatgagcagcagcagcagcctcctgctAAGACAAAGGATGAAGCGGAGACAATGAATACCGATCATGGCATAGGAGAGGAAGATACAGAATTTTTGCCATTAAAGGAACAAATCTCTAGGTCTCTAGAGAATAAGAGTGAGCTGGTCCCCTCTGTGAGAAGGGGTGAAAGCCCAGCCAGTGAGACTGATGTATGTGGAGCGCTGGTCATAGAGGAGGAAGGAAGTCAGGATGAGGGTAGCAAGTCCCCCACCACTAGTGAAGACTGCCTGCTCCTAGATGAAGACAGTACCACAGGGGAGTTGCTGGGACACAGTATGTGTAAGGAAGAGGAAAGTGATGAAACCAGGCAAAGGGGTGGCACAGACAAACCCCCGTACCCAATGAGTGAAGGGGATTCTGAACAGGGGGCAGCAAGCATCAGAGAGAAGGAGGCAGACACCTGCTCTCCAGGCAAAGGAGAAGCAGCAAATCTAACCCCAGCAGGGCGTAGACGCTCTGCTAGACGCAAACCCAGATAG